CCGCATCCGCTCCGCCTCGGCCTTGCCGACCAGCTCGATGGCATGGGCCTCGGCCGCACCGATCTTCCTGATGCGCTCCGCCTCGGCACGGGCGCCCTCAATGGTCTGGCATCTGTTGGGGTAATATGAAATATGAATATCAATGAAGGGCTTCCAATAATGGGGCTTCGACTCACTGTTTGGCCTGGGCCAGGGTTTGTAGTCGGAAGGCCTCCGCCTCGGCTGGCAGCTTGACGGTGCCAGTGAGCTCTTTGTCCTTGCGCTGGACCTCCTGCGACTCGATCTCGATCTGCTTGCGGCGCTCGACAACCTCGATTTGGATCTCCTCGTTACGGATCCGCTGGCGGATCTTGGCCGCCTGCAGCTCATACGCCAGCTGCGACTCGGCCTTGGCCGTGTTGATCTCCTGATCGAAGTTGGCCTTCTGCAGCTTGTACATGCGCGTGTTGTCCTCGATCTTGGTGTCCGTCGAGTACTTCACATCCATGGCGCTCTTCTCGCACTCGGCCTCCCGGATGCCGGCGTCTCGATTGGCCTCCGCCACTCCGGCATCGGCGTCGCGCTTCACCACAGCGGTCTGCGCCTTGCCCAGGGAGGCCAGGTACTGCACATCGTCGTAGACATCCTTGATGGTGAAGGACAGTATCTCGATGCCCATGCGACCCACGTCAGGTGCGGCCACCTCGCGCACCAAGG
The Drosophila miranda strain MSH22 chromosome XL, D.miranda_PacBio2.1, whole genome shotgun sequence genome window above contains:
- the LOC108155864 gene encoding flotillin-2 isoform X4 yields the protein MGIEILSFTIKDVYDDVQYLASLGKAQTAVVKRDADAGVAEANRDAGIREAECEKSAMDVKYSTDTKIEDNTRMYKLQKANFDQEINTAKAESQLAYELQAAKIRQRIRNEEIQIEVVERRKQIEIESQEVQRKDKELTGTVKLPAEAEAFRLQTLAQAKQCQTIEGARAEAERIRKIGAAEAHAIELVGKAEAERMRMKAHVYKQYGDAAIMNIVLESLPKIAAEVAAPLAKTEEIVLIGGNDNVTNDVTRLVAQLPPSINALTGVDLSKVLAKIPGAKA
- the LOC108155864 gene encoding flotillin-2 isoform X5, producing the protein MSVVWMGVFKVAMIVGVTSLVVSRSCLTCTRTLTVEEVYKDRDQFAALVREVAAPDVGRMGIEILSFTIKDVYDDVQYLASLGKAQTAVVKRDADAGVAEANRDAGIREAECEKSAMDVKYSTDTKIEDNTRMYKLQKANFDQEINTAKAESQLAYELQAAKIRQRIRNEEIQIEVVERRKQIEIESQEVQRKDKELTGTVKLPAEAEAFRLQTLAQAKQCQTIEGARAEAERIRKIGAAEAHAIELVGKAEAERMRMKAHVYKQYGDAAIMNIVLESLPKIAAEVAAPLAKTEEIVLIGGNDNVTNDVTRLVAQLPPSINALTGVDLSKVLAKIPGAKA